ATCAGAAGGAAATTACAAAAGTAATTGCTTGGAAAATTTTTTACTATTCATACGCTTTGGTACTACCCATGATTATAGTACCTTTGTCATGGTGGGTCATTTTGCTAGGCTTTTTAAGTATGCATCTCGTAACCGGGATCATGGTGAGTATCGTGTTTCAAATAGCTCATATAATGCCTGAAACGGATTTTCCATTACCTAATGAGCACGGAATGATGACAAATGAGTGGTATCGTCATCAATTTGCAACAACAAGTAACTTTGCTCCAAAAAGCAAGTTGTTATTTTGGATTATAGGTGGTTTAAATTATCAGGTAGAGCACCATGTGCTTCCAGACGTTTGTCATGTTCATTATAAGGCGTTAAGCCCCATAGTGGCGCAAACAGCCAAGGAATTTGGAATGACATACCACGTTAAAAAGAGTATCTTTCAAGCGATTGTAGATCATACCAAAATGCTTCGGTCTCTTGGTAGAAATGAACCAGAATACAAAGCGGCTTAAAAACAGTATATAACGAAATTAAAATTACGATTACGCATGTTTAAAAAATGGATTAATAAATTATTTAATACGGGTTCAGCTGAAACATCACAAGCTGGAAGTACTAAATCAGGATCAACTAAAGAAGGTACTGTTAAGTTTTTCAATAGAACAAAAGGATTTGGTTTTATAAATGTAAATGGAACCGATGAAGAAATCTTCGTTCACAAATCAAACCTTATTGATAAAATAAAAAAGTCTGATAAAGTGACCTTTAAAATTGAAAAAGGGGATAGAGGATTAACGGCTACAAACGTTAAACGTTTTAAAAAATAATATCGTTTTACAATTAAAAACCATCCGAATCGGATGGTTTTTTTATGCTATTAATTGTTTTAATATTTGTAATAAAGTCTTTAAAATTAGGCTTATTTTTTGATTGGAATTGGTTTTAATTCAATAATTCCAACGGCATCCAATACACGAATTATAAGATATGTCATATCAATCTCATACCATTTTACACCAAAATTAGCACGACTTGCAAACTTGTGGTGATTATTATGATAACCTTCTCCCATCATTAGAAAATCAAAACGGAAAAGGTTTTTGCTGGTGTTTTTCATTTTAAAATTTACATAACCATAAATATGCCCAAACCAGTTGATAATGACACCATGAATAGGCGCCATTAAAAATGTTATCGGCAAAAGCAACCATTGCCACCAAGCGGTTGCAAAGAACACAAAGAACAAGGTGTATAAGCTAATCCATAATAATCTAGAAAATCTTGAACTAGCAAAAGTATCAAAAGACTTCCATTGTGGTACGTTTTTGGTAAACCGTGGATCTACGGCAATTCGTTCTTGATTTATATCTTGATATATAGTTTTGGTTTTCCACATCATGGCAAACATATTGTCATCATACGATGGCGAATGTGGGTCTTGCTCCGTATCTGTGTAGGCATGGTGCATACGATGCATGATACCATAACCATAGGCGCTTAAGTAACTAGAACCTTGGAAAATCCAAGTTAAAACAAAGGTAATGCGTTCCATGGTTTTGGACATAGTAAAAACTTGGTGTGCTGCATAACGATGTAAGAAGAAAGACTGAAAAAATAAGCCACCATACCAAAGCACTAAAACGAAAATAACGACTGCCATATCTTTTTTTGCAAAGATAATTTGTGGTCAGGTGTTAAACAATGAACCTAAATTAAGAAACCTATGTTTTGGGTGCAGTAATAACAGGAAATAAGCCAATCCAATAAGTGAAATTTCAAAAATAATTAAGCTTAAATACGTTTCCGAATGCGGCTTAATGCTTGAGGCGTAACACCAATATAAGAGCTTATATATTTTAAAGGGACTTCTTTTAGTAACTCTGGTCGTTCCTTAAATAATTTCAAATAGCGTTCTTCGGCTGTTAGGTTTAACAAGTGTTGCTCGCGTCTGGATTTGATTAAAAACAAACGTTCAGCAGTTAGCCTACCAATTAAATTTCCAATTTGGGTGTTTTTGTAGACGTCTTGTAAATCGGCATAGCTCATACTTAAAAGTGTGGTGTCCGTTAAAGCTTGGAGCTCATAAGCTGAAGGAGATTGGGTTAAGAACGAATCATAAGCACTTACAAATTGATCCGTAAAACTGAAACCAAAGGTAATTTCTTTTTCAGGGTTTTCCTTTGGAATAAATAAACGTACTACACCAGACTCAATAAAAGAAATATGATTTTCTATGTCATGTAGCTTTAAAAAAATATGCTTTTTGGGAATTACACGACGCGTTAATTTAGATGTGAAAAATGCCCAATCTGCATCTGATATGGTTGCTATTTGTTCTAAATACGTTTTAATTTGTTGCACCTATATTGCTTGTAAAAGTTGATTGGCGAAGGTAATAAATTTTGCATGACGATATAATGTTTTTGCTTTATAGCGCCAATTATGTGTCTTAATTTCTACAAACAAAAAGGTCATCCAAAAACGGACGACCTCTTAACTACTTACTAAAATAAACTAAACTTACTTTAAACTTTCCAGTATTTTTTCTGCCACTAATTCAGATGATGCCGGATTTTGACCTGTAATTAAATTACCATCCTGAACGGCATAAGCCGCCCAATCATCCTTTTTTGAATAGATTCCACCATTATTATTAAGCATATCTTCAACTAAAAAAGGTACCACATCAGTCAGACCAACAGCAGCTTCTTCTGTGTTGGTAAAACCAGTAACTTTTTTCCCTTTTACTAATGGGTTTCCATCTGTACCTTTTACACGTTTTAAAGCAGCAGGTGCGTGACATAC
Above is a window of Bizionia sp. M204 DNA encoding:
- a CDS encoding cold shock domain-containing protein, encoding MFKKWINKLFNTGSAETSQAGSTKSGSTKEGTVKFFNRTKGFGFINVNGTDEEIFVHKSNLIDKIKKSDKVTFKIEKGDRGLTATNVKRFKK
- a CDS encoding Crp/Fnr family transcriptional regulator, which gives rise to MQQIKTYLEQIATISDADWAFFTSKLTRRVIPKKHIFLKLHDIENHISFIESGVVRLFIPKENPEKEITFGFSFTDQFVSAYDSFLTQSPSAYELQALTDTTLLSMSYADLQDVYKNTQIGNLIGRLTAERLFLIKSRREQHLLNLTAEERYLKLFKERPELLKEVPLKYISSYIGVTPQALSRIRKRI
- a CDS encoding acyl-CoA desaturase, with the translated sequence MAVVIFVLVLWYGGLFFQSFFLHRYAAHQVFTMSKTMERITFVLTWIFQGSSYLSAYGYGIMHRMHHAYTDTEQDPHSPSYDDNMFAMMWKTKTIYQDINQERIAVDPRFTKNVPQWKSFDTFASSRFSRLLWISLYTLFFVFFATAWWQWLLLPITFLMAPIHGVIINWFGHIYGYVNFKMKNTSKNLFRFDFLMMGEGYHNNHHKFASRANFGVKWYEIDMTYLIIRVLDAVGIIELKPIPIKK